The following are encoded in a window of Plasmodium vivax chromosome 10, whole genome shotgun sequence genomic DNA:
- a CDS encoding 30S ribosomal protein S16-related, putative (encoded by transcript PVX_079705A), translating to MIRRLFLPYFSKDKGPPRIRCQINGVKRKRFFKIVVANQKDKKNGKHIEVLGTYVNKNNIREKLNTYNIGNPNNDYYYNNVENIKEIRLRFNRVKFWLAANCNFSDHMKYVLSLCKIIPQYPVKYSRRCSDKFYYKYNEILNKHKLIQAEKINNFLKTDLNIQYLNNFDKTEEEQKEQDDYVYTPEELTYLKKLSKNRNLDFEHTDKIRKIIR from the coding sequence ATGATAAGGAGGCTATTTTTGCCATACTTTTCCAAAGATAAAGGCCCCCCAAGAATAAGATGCCAAATAAACggtgtaaaaaggaaaagatttttcaaaattgttgtGGCAAATCAAAAAGataagaaaaatggaaaacacaTCGAAGTCTTAGGTACATacgtaaataaaaacaatataagggaaaaattaaacacgTATAACATTGGCAACCCGAATAATGATTACTATTATAACAatgttgaaaatattaagGAAATTAGATTAAGATTTAATAGAGTTAAATTTTGGCTAGCAGCAAACTGTAACTTTAGTGATCACATGAAATACGTTTTAAgcttatgtaaaataataccACAGTACCCAGTAAAATATAGCAGGAGGTGTTCCGATAAATTTTACTACAAATATaacgaaattttaaataaacacAAACTTATACAAGCAGAAAAAATCAATAATTTCCTGAAAACAGATTTAAATATACAATACCTGAATAACTTTGACAAAAcagaagaggaacaaaaggAACAGGATGATTATGTATACACCCCTGAAGAACTTACAtatcttaaaaaattatcaaaaaataGAAACTTAGACTTTGAGCATACCGacaaaattaggaaaatTATTCGGTAA
- a CDS encoding hypothetical protein, conserved (encoded by transcript PVX_079710A) — MESPSNSNILRNYKKSVEDLKRVKTSAFKLNLQTGTEHYQKMSPANGVGKNDAKYTISHDESEIFSNSNSSDANLFSDNRPFLCDSRTFYSKHGSHGKHSSLSSYSIQDNHFKRAADMAKQKITKDKHESNNFSVKAHLNVKNKFVRSNSAAKYGMNLNKSLDKISKIRIMQKFRRNIHSHSNERAEHRIGTFEHSNLFDKHTALDSSKATTISNSNSNMKFKHFYHSRLDSTSTCDREVGTNRKNVYQYKSNSFHDNPQNSIKKYLNEAAKQNGKDINSNFPPSNQIKRKPTVIPSNIISLSTKHTAIFSGKTKFPPYFHPVNHSKKLKIVSNPHLNNNTHCDKGNYANIKMGNNLPDGNAFQKGNFLQKNDLTFGVNKQMEHLNLSHYLSSHIQGGKSVSPKHNIAEDSKRKDQLINNKSANWNDLVIQFMNEYMHKKQYLQNLQKFNDGLKNNPAGKANPLFSNFSLRHSFDMSTNSNVAKNNRSTYNNYFKKTVESKITKSKLYENYVDFEKEFRDKTNMPNVVNKTNEQSAVLFAQNICDEKLHPHNPFSKSNGKAKRTLSSVGAKRGVVKSEPLKTCGNACKKQEVPKVSAHIINIPINFKLKKKKIINYKNIIQDTSSKKEHNYTNALLTDRYRNFLNMEKEQNPPKQQKQQKQQNQPKQQNQPKQQKQQNQQNSNFNDKAEFFDKGEFFSSFLKKDLHNEQCMHVEKLFNSDMDDTMSNQGGEQAKREGEDKTHEKREHADHHADSASAQLGQNIAHMEKQRENNSTSDLSTHIGACGQEMHAQEQLHEQQLEQFAGLREKNGDHENEAEKLYQTTPELTQIFSKKGNIQTAEFSARNILETQNLEEQNDPREIEQQAVNPAIFEQEKREEECLDSKKGTCKGSDEEKEKKKEEIKEEEKEEEKEELDVPINWEVFNDIYSSNTDNEAALKSCAKGDDQEPHSLGRSSSIQNDGTSESTISKFLKEENMDEEDAYEYEPGASEQDVEMGVEKGYYSAQSYHTNGGNKYASNERGTVDEDKKRLSVDLQHEGQITTEEEKEKKEESVQGECFKNASEEKNSTPEDEEAKSEMSKKDQKRTINDDITKGETDKSNSLSNQGDVEHFHSPTEDDAKEELSATNFKQQNDRNGSAFLNDKIEAEQEELTLEGIRALFQTECTEEAANEEKEKKEPTQNGYTTQDESAIRTNNNDCVHDQDEEKPKPYETEQERSPNRHENREDEVFTYKQEIKMEQKSDSEETKGDCEETKCDCDEPKSDSDEPKGIEMEKEDMHKGDNTEECKQKKDSNEFEKGEQAESGHNACIGETLNEAIRYANETNGEQNENEKNGEMDYENCKESNRDLSEMDIPIGRIAPENDDESSGDQRVIKNNDIRESTTPKGTNTQGGSNLVTPNDYALVKAEFNEKDIYPPIQMPNNDNVNEEIAHIDLNKVTSGETITGCNPLCIEINKHELFRQLHIKENRLRYVNFLYHSFDYDKGALSKERGNGPQKERRNGPRIGPRNDAKNEISACSSDGTKKDRTNSDAHITHFEEKVRRIFNPAQGQNGVVHQSSSNMQSTRNATNEPLNEKIDSQMEGNKPSDSNMLRGREQGGVTLQNDPILPNKETEMVKEKGIKTEDKQYSVSDEKNKDHFMYHLIDHTINHSSDDTDGDSDDDSDENADEKNILYEDIKRNLWLQNTNLSESGVQYIQVESVKCIMLFCYLYKIKYFQGLHDMIISLFYLNLQPYEILCVFERILHYYAPYLYLQNSCMYSSPRIFASTYEDTISGAISNITMQICNTNGKLFRLLFQYFFPYVSYYVDTAVSDTWPSLFFLNLSFSKFDNVFCLLYLWVRLIQMKNKTSEVTCDFIIFILSFCMHKLRMVKREFYEKRGLTSMFMNSTYALPRGSKKRDEKYTQGQTEKCSHKVIKQVHGDPSNCKMDERKGDDERQATHEESGKQADNQTDNKIHHPMQTRRKYTQKGEEKMKEIIRKIKLSTYSSEMFSLFFEFSSSFDDHFGDKYKMHIDCIINDIPKIRDIIPVSFLQFLTKYNSAYQKKRNNKNSSNVKNLYGYTQNEALLNSLTPPPDDHLCLHIKLSDLFFIHNNVEGYDFVFLRLVKCQIILSKLILINPGNLVIENFARFKNVDEFVKHKKKLHIPGKSGRTMYIVLLCSQENNAKWKDWNVHSNDRNMHSSDRKFSSNGRNVHSNDRYMHKHKTNTASKEKNGSQNVYSNRVFFKRNNRRKYMCSEHSCEFPVDNAYLKNLITTLVKNNFKRLTILKEHPKAVKIKNKKKITEKETKDRKSPVKENSFFFQMFNIVKKKIYQNIRKDTESNKNTPPQSNQPQNNNTKFAVKENNVKMSNERRIRKRINYSNRKPVLYSKNVMQKSKYENPPKKLNNDAPNGLSGRMQNKADKKIQLFLLKFRKRNESKRLVHGFKTIGKGMNLTFGLFPKPYVDPLNNRSNLRKGCVHRRRPKQKKSFFRILKKREINLEKNKPHSNKSSLPNRTDAQDKIDTRMHINKTNYNQKKNFIFINRGQFDDNTRERERKNASKDKKTTFSELRDNFLNDFLSKRLSPKKDRESHEKKYANTKVDANARKRNPSKGRESHSSEDK, encoded by the coding sequence ATGGAAAGCCCAAGTAATAGCAACATTTTGCGGAACTATAAGAAAAGCGTCGAAGACTTAAAAAGAGTCAAAACTTCAGCATTTAAGTTAAACCTGCAGACAGGAACTGAACATTACCAAAAAATGAGCCCCGCTAATGGGGTAGGCAAAAACGATGCGAAGTATACAATTTCACACGATGAAagtgaaattttttcaaacagTAATAGCTCTGATGCGAATTTATTCTCCGACAATAGACCCTTCTTATGCGATTCGAGAACGTTCTACAGTAAGCACGGCAGCCATGGCAAACACAGCAGCCTCAGCAGCTACAGCATCCAGGACAACCACTTCAAACGAGCAGCAGATATGGCAAAGCAGAAAATAACCAAAGACAAACACGAGAGTAACAATTTCAGCGTAAAAGCTCACTTAAatgtgaaaaacaaatttgtaagGAGCAACAGTGCAGCGAAGTATGGAATGAATCTAAACAAATCTCTCgacaaaattagcaaaataaGAATTATGCAAAAGTTTAGAAGAAACATTCACAGCCACAGCAATGAAAGGGCTGAACACCGAATCGGCACCTTCGAACACAGTAACCTCTTCGACAAACATACTGCCCTCGACAGCAGTAAAGCCACAACTATCAGTAACAGTAACAGTAACATGAagtttaaacatttttatcacaGCAGATTAGACAGCACAAGTACATGCGATAGGGAAGTAGGGACAAATAGAAAAAACGTTTATCAGTACAAAAGTAACTCCTTTCATGATAACCCCCAaaattcaattaaaaaatatctaAATGAAGCAGCGAAACAGAATGGAAAAGACATCAATTCGAATTTCCCCCCAAGTAatcaaattaaaagaaaaccaaCTGTCATTCCCAGTAATATCATTTCGCTGAGCACAAAACACACGGCCATATTTAGcggtaaaacaaaatttccACCTTATTTCCACCCAGTGAATCattctaaaaaattaaaaattgtaagCAACCCTCATCTGAATAACAACACACATTGTGACAAGGGCAATTATGCCAACattaaaatgggaaacaaCCTCCCTGACGGTAATGCTTTCCAAAAAGGTAACTTCCTCCAAAAAAACGACCTCACCTTTGGCGTGAATAAACAGATGGAACACCTGAACCTTTCACATTATCTAAGTAGCCACatacaggggggaaaaagcgtGAGCCCAAAACACAACATAGCTGAGgactcaaaaaggaaagatcagctaataaataataaaagtgCCAACTGGAACGATTTAGTTATCCAATTCATGAATGAGTATATGCACAAAAAACAGTATCttcaaaatttacaaaaatttaatgacGGCCTGAAGAATAATCCTGCCGGAAAGGCTAACCCACTCTTTAGCAATTTCAGCTTGAGACACTCATTTGACATGAGCACAAACAGCAATGTGGCTAAAAATAATAGGTCCACATACAataactattttaaaaaaactgtaGAGAGCAAAATCACGAAATCAAAGCTGTACGAAAATTACGTAGACTTTGAAAAGGAATTCAGGGATAAAACGAATATGCCAAATGTTGTaaacaaaacaaatgagcaaagtGCAGTTTTATTTGCTCAAAACATTTGTGATGAAAAACTTCATCCACATAATCCTTTTAGCAAAAGTAATGGCAAAGCAAAACGCACACTTAGCAGTGTGGgtgcaaaaaggggtgtTGTGAAAAGTGAACCACTAAAAACATGTGGCAACGCTTGCAAAAAACAAGAAGTTCCAAAAGTCAGTGCACACATAATTAATATTCCCatcaattttaaattaaaaaaaaaaaaaattataaattataaaaatattattcaaGATACATCcagcaaaaaagaacataaTTACACAAACGCATTGCTAACTGACCGTtatagaaattttttaaacatggaaaaagaacaaaacccaccaaaacaacaaaaacaacaaaaacagcaaaatcaaccaaaacagcaaaatcaaccaaaacagcaaaaacaacaaaatcaacaaaattcaaattttaaCGATAAAGCAGAATTTTTCGATAAAGGCGAATTTTTtagttcctttttaaaaaaggatttgCATAATGAACAATGTATGCAtgttgaaaaattatttaattcagATATGGACGACACGATGAGCAACCAAGGAGGGGAACAAGCTAAACGGGAAGGGGAGGATAAAACGcacgaaaaaagggaacatgCTGATCATCATGCAGATAGTGCTAGCGCACAACTTGGCCAAAATATCGCCCACATGGAGAagcaaagggaaaataattcCACATCCGATTTGAGCACCCACATAGGAGCGTGCGGCCAAGAGATGCATGCGCAAGAACAACTGCACGAACAACAGCTTGAACAATTTGCAGGgctgagagaaaaaaatggggatcatgaaaatgaagcagaaaaattataCCAAACAACACCAGAATTAACCCAAATTTTTAGCAAAAAGGGCAATATACAAACGGCTGAATTTTCCGCTAGAAATATTCTGGAAACACAAAAtttggaagaacaaaatgaccCGCGCGAAATAGAACAACAGGCCGTTAACCCAGCCATTTTTGagcaggaaaaaagggaagaagaatgCCTCgacagcaaaaagggaacatgCAAAGGCagtgatgaagaaaaagaaaaaaaaaaggaagaaataaaagaagaagaaaaagaagaagaaaaagaagaactCGACGTACCTATTAACTGGGAAGTTTTCAACGACATATATAGCAGCAACACAGATAATGAGGCCGCTTTAAAAAGTTGTGCAAAAGGGGACGACCAGGAGCCACACTCACTAGGCAGATCAAGCAGCATTCAGAATGATGGCACGTCTGAAAGTACAATaagcaaatttttgaaagaggaaaatatgGACGAAGAAGATGCATACGAATATGAACCGGGGGCAAGCGAACAAGATGTCGAAATGGGCGTTGAAAAAGGATACTATTCTGCACAAAGCTATCACACCAATGGAGGGAACAAATATGCGAGCAATGAAAGGGGCACCGTTGATgaggacaaaaaaaggctaaGCGTAGATCTACAGCACGAGGGGCAAATCACCacggaggaagaaaaagaaaaaaaagaggaaagcgTACAAGGGGAATGCTTCAAAAACGCctctgaagaaaaaaatagcaccccagaagatgaagaagcaaagagcgaaatgagcaaaaaggaCCAAAAAAGGACCATCAACGATGATATTACGAAGGGTGAGACTGACAAATCGAACTCCTTAAGTAACCAAGGCGATGTCGAACATTTCCATAGCCCCACTGAAGATGACGCAAAAGAAGAATTAAGTGCCACCAATTTTAAGCAACAAAATGACAGAAACGGAAGTGCCTTTTTGaatgacaaaattgaagCAGAGCAGGAAGAATTAACGCTGGAAGGTATTCGCGCCCTATTCCAAACAGAATGTAcggaagaagcagcaaatgaagaaaaggaaaaaaaggaaccaacacaaAATGGTTACACCACGCAGGATGAAAGCGCTATAAGAACCAATAACAACGACTGCGTGCATGATcaggatgaagaaaaaccaaaGCCTTACGAAACTGAGCAGGAAAGATCTCCGAATAGGCATGAAAACAGAGAAGACGAagtttttacatataaacaggaaatcaaaatggaacaaaagaGTGATAGCGAGGAAACAAAAGGTGATTGCGAGGAAACAAAATGTGATTGCGACGAACCAAAAAGTGATAGCGACGAACCAAAAGGGatcgaaatggaaaaagaagatatgCACAAGGGGGACAACACCGAAGAGTGTAAGCAGAAAAAGGATTCAAATGAAttcgaaaaaggggaacaggCTGAAAGCGGACATAATGCATGCATAGGTGAAACTTTAAATGAAGCGATTCGTTATGCAAATGAGACAAATGGAGAAcagaatgaaaatgaaaaaaacggcGAAATGGATTATGAAAACTGTAAAGAAAGTAATAGAGACCTATCTGAAATGGACATCCCAATCGGCCGTATCGCCCCCGAAAATGATGATGAAAGCAGCGGCGACCAACGTGTAATCAAAAATAATGACATAAGAGAAAGTACAACTCCTAAAGGCACGAACACTCAGGGGGGGAGTAATCTCGTAACCCCAAATGATTACGCTCTTGTTAAAGCTgaatttaatgaaaaggaCATATATCCCCCTATCCAAATGCCGAATAACGACAACGTTAACGAGGAAATTGCACATATAGATTTGAACAAAGTGACGAGCGGTGAAACAATAACAGGCTGTAATCCTCTCTGCATAGAAATAAACAAGCATGAGCTATTTAGGCAATTACATATCAAAGAAAATCGACTGCGCTACGTTAACTTCTTGTATCACTCATTCGACTACGATAAGGGGGCGCTTAGCAAGGAAAGGGGAAATGGACCACAAAAAGAACGACGAAATGGGCCACGAATTGGACCACGAAATGACGCAAAGAACGAAATTAGCGCGTGCAGCAGTGACGGCACCAAAAAGGACAGAACAAATAGTGACGCGCATATTACCCACTTTGAAGAAAAGGTGAGACGAATTTTTAACCCAGCACAAGGCCAAAACGGAGTAGTTCACCAGAGCAGTAGTAACATGCAGAGCACAAGAAATGCCACTAATGAGccattaaatgaaaaaatagataGCCAAATGGAAGGCAATAAACCTAGTGACTCTAACATGTTACGCGGAAGGGAACAGGGCGGTGTAACTCTCCAGAACGACCCAATTCTCCCCAACAAAGAAACTGAAAtggtgaaggaaaaaggtATTAAAACGGAAGATAAACAGTATTCCGTCTCCGATGAAAAGAATAAGGACCACTTCATGTACCACCTCATCGACCACACCATTAACCACAGCAGTGACGACACCGATGGTGACTCTGATGACGACTCTGATGAGAACGCGGatgagaaaaacattttgtacGAAGACATCAAAAGAAACCTGTGGCTGCAAAATACGAATCTCTCTGAAAGTGGAGTCCAATACATCCAAGTCGAATCGGTGAAATGCATCATGCTGTTTTGCTACctgtacaaaataaaatatttccaagGCTTGCACGATATGATCATAAgcctgttttatttaaaccTTCAACCCTACGAAATTCTCTGCGTCTTTGAAAGGATACTACATTATTACGCCCCCTATTTGTACCTACAAAATAGTTGCATGTATAGCTCTCCACGAATTTTTGCAAGCACATACGAGGACACGATCAGCGGCGCTATATCAAACATAACTATGCAAATATGTAACACTAATGGGAAATTATTTCGCCTTCtgtttcaatattttttcccttacgTTAGTTATTACGTCGATACAGCAGTCAGCGACACGTGGccatctttatttttccttaacCTTAGCTTCAGCAAATTCGACAATGTGTTCTGCTTACTATACTTGTGGGTTCGATTaatacaaatgaaaaataaaacgagtGAAGTTACTTgtgattttattattttcatattatcCTTCTGCATGCACAAGTTGAGGATGGTCAAAAGagaattttacgaaaaaaggggTCTAACTAGTATGTTTATGAACTCCACATATGCACTGCCAAgagggagcaaaaaaagggatgaaaaatatacacaagGACAGACCGAAAAATGCAGTCATAAGGTAATAAAACAAGTACATGGGGATCCAAGCAATTGCAAGATGGATGAACGTAAGGGAGATGACGAAAGGCAGGCAACACATGAGGAAAGCGGCAAACAGGCAGACAACCAAACTGATAATAAAATTCACCATCCGATGCAGACAAGGAGGAAATACactcaaaaaggggaagaaaaaatgaaagaaattattcgaaaaataaaattatccaCGTACAGCTCGGAAATGTTCTCTCTATTTTTTGAATTCAGCTCATCTTTTGATGACCATTTTGGGgataaatacaaaatgcaCATAGattgtataataaatgaCATCCCCAAAATTAGAGACATTATTCCTGTGAGCTTTTTACAATTCCTTACGAAATATAATTCGGCATACCAGAAGAAGAGAAACAACAAGAACAGCAGCAATGTGAAAAACCTCTACGGGTACACCCAAAACGAAGCATTATTGAACAGCTTGACACCCCCCCCGGATGACCACTTGTGCCTGCATATAAAACTGTcggatttgttttttattcataacaATGTAGAGGGATAcgattttgttttcctgCGATTAGTAAAGTGCCAAATCATTTTGAGCAAGTTGATATTAATTAATCCTGGTAACTTGGTCATAGAAAATTTTGCGcgctttaaaaatgtagacgAATTTGTCAAGCATAAGAAAAAACTACATATACCCGGCAAGAGCGGAAGAACAATGTACATCGTGCTCCTATGCTCCCAAGAAAATAATGCGAAATGGAAAGATTGGAACGTCCACTCGAACGACAGGAACATGCACTCGAGCGATAGGAAATTCAGCTCAAACGGTAGGAACGTCCACTCGAATGATAGGTATATGCATAAACACAAGACAAACACTGCaagcaaggaaaaaaacgggtCCCAAAACGTATACTCCAACAgagtttttttcaaaagaaaCAACAGAAGGAAATACATGTGCAGCGAACATTCCTGTGAATTTCCCGTAGATAATGCCTACCTGAAAAACCTCATTACAACATTGgtaaaaaacaattttaagCGTTTAACCATACTGAAAGAACATCCAAAGGCGgtcaaaataaagaataagaaaaaaattacagaaAAGGAGACAAAAGATCGTAAATCACCCGTAAAAGAAAATAGCTTCTTCTTTCAAATGTTCAAcatagtgaaaaaaaagatataccAAAATATTAGAAAAGATACGGAGTCGAATAAGAACACCCCTCCCCAAAGCAATCAACCTCAAAATAACAATACAAAATTTGCcgtaaaggaaaataatgttaaaatgtcCAACGAGAGGAGGataagaaaaagaataaactATAGCAACAGAAAACCAGTTTTGTAttcaaaaaatgttatgCAGAAAAGCAAGTATGAaaacccccccaaaaaattaaataatgatgCCCCAAATGGTTTATCAGGCAGGATGCAAAATAAGGCagacaaaaaaattcagttGTTCCTCTTAAAATTTCGTAAACGTAATGAATCAAAGAGACTAGTACATGGCTTCAAGACAATTGGAAAGGGAATGAATTTAACTTTCGGATTATTTCCTAAGCCCTATGTCGACCCCCTTAACAATCGATCAAACCTGAGAAAGGGCTGTGTACATAGAAGACGCCCAAAACAGAAGAAATCCTTTTTccgaattttaaaaaaaagagaaataaatCTAGAGAAAAACAAACCACATAGCAATAAAAGCTCGTTACCCAACCGAACAGACGCACAAGATAAAATTGACACCAGAATGCACATCAACAAAACGAATTacaaccaaaaaaaaaactttatttttataaataggGGACAATTTGATGATAATACtagagaaagagaaaggaaaaatgcaagtaaagacaaaaaaacgaCCTTCTCGGAGCTGCGAGATAACTTCCTAAACgattttttatcaaaaaggTTATCCCCAAAGAAGGACAGAGAATCGCATGAGAAGAAATATGCCAACACAAAAGTAGATGCGAATGCCCGTAAAAGGAACCCCTCCAAGGGTCGTGAATCGCATAGCAGTGAggacaaatga
- a CDS encoding hypothetical protein, conserved (encoded by transcript PVX_079715A), with product MPFLNNALNVKELILKLNSTNFVRTRAVCELHVECARSAVFESHHVSRTCANRLFRKERRKRLSPFWRSGKYCHVARGKKVHNAKSRKRKTPFGAMSRDKSPLYEVQIDLLNEELKSVEKKINEKRIVTNEDTEISLAHFKYPSQKLYKANEEEINLIKKSEGQYYLPLECENSTIIRLIDIKNKVSSPIFRCVRNSKFGLRKNERVFFFFYSSFICSFCFFMGLWQYKKMGKKKFLIDYIMHNLSQPVINITDSGFPWFDDFLALKKNYQNLQQHERDGDLLRNFNLLNVVPMAVSFYERIRGLPNGVFTKGDKSICSNRSREDVPQKDEQEKDIQALNCDVTREEENKLTVDLENAQSVHHWVSRIRNENFVTHFCRKVFPKGVTEEELKKVIIEKYKYRKVQLTGVLDTTNEFFVGPKMYEHDKKKKYYYVICPIFLKNGKCILVNRGLISEDMLEEKKKEIPKVVTIRGVLDPGELYECSFRKLKNLSNKNVYSNYLYYYDIAEICHYANVAHFEGSSFFIANIYDIIVHEDYNSDIIKDHYSNCSKDGTKLLNSHLNKLNGITLDDMDRESQERIKRLLKRGPNCGGATNDKKETNTSSTNRKPFRYDEHFIHKKKREYFKFYADETTHFNYACQWFLFSFVFSTISMFKFLQFKRWVF from the coding sequence atgccttttttaaataatgcgCTGAATGTGAAAGAATTAATTCTCAAGTTGAACAGCACCAATTTTGTGCGCACAAGGGCTGTTTGCGAACTTCATGTAGAGTGTGCCCGATCCGCCGTTTTTGAATCACACCATGTGAGCAGAACGTGTGCCAATAGACTGTTCAGGAAAGAGCGCAGAAAAAGGCTATCgccattttggagaagcgGAAAATATTGCCATGTCGCGAGGGGAAAGAAGGTACACAATGCTAAAtcgaggaagaggaaaacccCATTTGGAGCGATGTCCAGAGACAAATCCCCCCTGTACGAGGTTCAAATAGACCTATTAAATgaggaattaaaaagtgtggaaaaaaaaattaatgaaaaaaggaTAGTGACAAATGAAGATACGGAAATTTCCTTAGCCCATTTTAAATACCCAAGTCAAAAACTTTATAaagcaaatgaagaagaaataaatttaattaaaaaaagtgaaggacAGTATTATTTGCCCTTAGAATGTGAGAATAGCACAATTATAAGGCTGATCGATATAAAGAACAAAGTatcttcccccatttttcgaTGCGTTCGTAATAGCAAATTCGGattgagaaaaaatgaaagagtctttttctttttctactCGTCTTTTATTTGTTCCTTCTGCTTTTTCATGGGTCTTTGgcagtacaaaaaaatggggaagaagaaatttcTAATTGATTACATTATGCACAATTTGAGCCAACCAGTCATAAACATTACTGACTCGGGTTTCCCATGGTTTGATGATTTTTTAGCtttgaaaaagaattaccAAAATTTGCAGCAACACGAAAGGGATGGCGATTTATTGCGGAATTTTAACTTGCTAAATGTAGTTCCCATGGCAGTATCATTTTATGAGCGGATAAGAGGACTCCCAAATGGGGTGTTTACAAAAGGGGATAAGTCAATCTGTAGTAACAGAAGCAGAGAGGATGTCCCACAAAAGGACGAACAGGAGAAAGATATACAAGCTTTAAATTGTGATGTTACTcgtgaagaggaaaacaaattaaCCGTCGATCTGGAAAATGCCCAGAGTGTACACCATTGGGTGAGTCGAATAAGAAACGAAAACTTCGtaacccatttttgcagaaaagTTTTTCCAAAAGGTGTAACAGAAGAGGAATtgaaaaaagttataatagAGAAGTACAAATATAGGAAGGTGCAGCTAACTGGAGTGCTGGACACAACTAACGAATTTTTTGTAGGACCCAAAATGTATGaacatgataaaaaaaaaaaatattattatgtaatttgtcccatatttttaaaaaatggaaagtgTATACTAGTAAATAGGGGATTAATATCTGAAGATATGttagaagagaaaaagaaagaaattccCAAAGTAGTGACAATTAGGGGTGTATTAGATCCTGGTGAGCTATACGAATGTTCCTTtagaaagttaaaaaatctttcgaacaaaaatgtgtacagcAATTATCTGTACTATTATGACATTGCAGAAATTTGCCACTATGCAAATGTTGCACATTTCGAAggctcctcttttttcattgccaatatatatgatataatcGTTCACGAAGATTATAATAGTGATATAATAAAGGATCATTATTCCAATTGCAGTAAAGACGGCACCAAGTTGCTGAACTCCCATTTGAACAAACTAAATGGCATTACGTTAGATGACATGGATCGGGAGAGTCAAGAAAGGATAAAGCGTTTGTTGAAAAGGGGTCCTAATTGTGGTGGTGCCACAAATGATAAGAAGGAAACGAATACGTCCTCTACAAATAGAAAACCCTTTCGATATGATGAacattttatacataaaaagaaaagggagtATTTCAAATTTTACGCCGATGAGACaacacattttaattatgcttGCCAgtggtttcttttttcttttgtctTTTCGACCATCTCTATGTTTAAGTTTTTGCAGTTCAAGAGGTGGgttttttga